One region of Candidatus Bathyarchaeia archaeon genomic DNA includes:
- a CDS encoding trimethylamine methyltransferase family protein, whose translation MARSLLQLLSRDEIETIHATSLRVLEKIGFKIDNQEALKILDEAGAKVDFEKESACAPESLVKESLQKAPAEFSLYSFDGKCKLLFGGTNVYFNPGSTAVYMLDRKTMQMRTPLSQDFVDFVRLTDALEHIHAQSTAMLVSDVPSVVADRYRLYIILKNSLSL comes from the coding sequence TTGGCTAGGAGCCTGTTGCAGCTACTTTCTCGCGATGAGATAGAGACGATTCATGCAACCTCGCTTCGGGTCCTGGAGAAGATAGGCTTCAAAATAGACAACCAAGAAGCTTTGAAAATACTGGACGAAGCCGGCGCCAAAGTTGATTTCGAGAAAGAGTCAGCTTGCGCTCCCGAGTCACTTGTTAAGGAATCTCTTCAAAAGGCTCCCGCTGAATTCAGCTTGTACTCATTTGATGGCAAATGCAAACTTCTATTCGGCGGCACTAACGTGTACTTCAATCCTGGCTCAACTGCAGTGTACATGCTAGACAGAAAGACCATGCAGATGAGAACTCCGCTGTCTCAAGACTTCGTTGATTTTGTCAGGTTGACTGACGCGTTGGAACACATTCATGCTCAGAGCACTGCGATGCTGGTCTCAGACGTGCCAAGCGTAGTAGCCGACAGATATCGTCTGTACATAATACTCAAGAACTCGTTAAGCCTGTAG
- a CDS encoding trimethylamine methyltransferase family protein encodes MKKMLEIALGSPSTLSERPPFLMDVCPSPPLKWSKVTSQNLIDSAKSDIPLEVIPAPQLGSTAPVTLAGLLVQHNAEFLSGLVMAQLVKKGIPVIYSGSPSLMDMRYGTQCVGNIEVCMLSIAYSQIARFYCIPSGAYLGMSETKTVDAQTGVESTNGIVLGTLAGINCITGPGMLAFENCQSFEKLVIDNEICGMALRLARGIDVNEETLAFDLLKKVDQGGHFLAQKHTVKWFSIEEHVPSPVIDKMSKLQWERTGAKNTLERAKETVDRILKEHVPRHPAPDTEKELDSFMKEILKKTK; translated from the coding sequence ATGAAGAAAATGCTCGAAATTGCACTTGGAAGCCCGTCAACACTCAGTGAGAGACCACCTTTCTTGATGGATGTCTGCCCTTCACCTCCTCTAAAATGGAGCAAGGTAACCTCACAAAACCTCATTGACTCAGCAAAATCAGATATTCCTCTTGAGGTTATACCCGCCCCACAATTGGGTTCAACCGCACCTGTGACGTTGGCTGGACTCCTAGTGCAACACAACGCTGAATTTCTGTCCGGGCTTGTCATGGCTCAACTTGTGAAAAAAGGAATCCCAGTCATTTACAGTGGGTCCCCATCGCTTATGGACATGAGATACGGAACCCAATGCGTCGGCAACATTGAAGTCTGTATGCTTTCAATAGCCTACTCCCAAATAGCGAGATTCTACTGCATACCCTCAGGCGCCTATCTTGGCATGAGCGAAACAAAAACGGTTGATGCACAAACAGGAGTCGAATCAACTAACGGGATAGTCTTAGGAACGCTGGCTGGAATCAACTGCATAACCGGACCAGGAATGCTAGCCTTTGAAAACTGCCAGAGCTTCGAAAAACTCGTTATTGACAACGAAATCTGCGGCATGGCATTAAGGCTTGCAAGAGGCATCGACGTAAATGAGGAAACACTGGCATTCGACTTGCTCAAAAAGGTCGATCAGGGTGGACACTTTCTAGCTCAGAAACACACCGTGAAGTGGTTTTCAATCGAGGAACACGTTCCTTCTCCTGTAATAGATAAAATGAGCAAGCTACAATGGGAAAGAACCGGAGCTAAGAATACCTTGGAAAGAGCCAAAGAAACCGTGGACAGAATACTGAAAGAGCACGTTCCTAGACACCCTGCTCCGGACACTGAAAAGGAACTTGACTCATTCATGAAGGAAATCCTCAAGAAAACAAAATGA
- a CDS encoding D-aminoacylase has translation MAFETLIKNGVIVDGTGNPWFKADIGIAQGKIAELGQLSDSKAERVIDARGLVVSPGFIDIHTHSDLSLLINPRAESKIRQGVTTEVIGNCGTSPAPLRREKLRFLKDEWGAEAKAVKWNWSTFGDYLHRLEEQGVSLNVASLVGHGAVRTAVMGVENRSPKRKEMNEMKQLVAQSMKEGAFGLSSGLVYLPGCFAKTSELIELCKVVAGYGGFYASHTRGERETIVDALKEVIQIGEKAKVPVQVSHNCPKYGGHGKFKEMSKLYEDARTRGIELTIDNDAHSDLGPQLSSVLPQWAQAGGSGKIVERLKDHKTRKRIKKEIVADKFPGPGYCGLVKHGQWGRIFLFTAKKNKQLVGNSFDNIARLRGTDPFDAYFDVLVEEKGEASAIFNYIDEDDIRAVLKHPLMMICSDGSAVAPYGVLSRISGYYPCSYGEYPYILERFVREEGVLTLQEAIRKMTSFPAQKLGLFDRGLIRVGMCADIVVFNPDTMKDRATCRFPYHFPLPNYPHKYPEGIEYVMVSGEIVVARGRHLGALPGRVLRHTTR, from the coding sequence GTGGCTTTCGAAACTCTCATCAAGAATGGGGTCATAGTCGACGGCACGGGCAACCCATGGTTTAAAGCTGACATTGGAATCGCTCAGGGAAAAATAGCCGAGCTTGGCCAGCTGAGCGACTCCAAGGCTGAGAGAGTTATAGACGCGCGCGGGCTAGTGGTTTCTCCAGGTTTCATAGACATTCACACGCACTCGGACCTTTCGTTGTTGATAAATCCTCGAGCAGAAAGCAAAATTAGACAAGGCGTAACAACAGAGGTTATCGGCAACTGTGGCACCAGCCCTGCGCCCTTGAGAAGAGAGAAGCTACGCTTTCTCAAAGATGAGTGGGGAGCTGAAGCTAAGGCAGTGAAGTGGAATTGGTCTACTTTCGGTGACTACCTTCACCGCTTAGAGGAGCAGGGAGTGTCCCTGAATGTGGCTTCGCTTGTTGGCCACGGGGCTGTGAGAACAGCTGTGATGGGCGTCGAGAACAGGTCTCCTAAAAGGAAGGAGATGAATGAAATGAAGCAGCTTGTCGCACAGTCCATGAAAGAAGGAGCCTTTGGCTTATCTAGTGGGCTAGTGTATTTGCCGGGCTGCTTCGCCAAAACCTCTGAGTTAATTGAACTGTGCAAGGTGGTTGCTGGGTACGGGGGTTTCTACGCATCTCACACTAGAGGCGAAAGGGAGACAATAGTGGACGCTTTGAAAGAAGTCATACAAATCGGAGAGAAAGCCAAAGTACCTGTCCAAGTCTCCCACAATTGCCCCAAATATGGAGGACACGGCAAGTTCAAAGAGATGTCGAAACTTTACGAAGACGCTCGGACACGCGGTATCGAACTGACTATTGACAATGACGCCCACAGCGACTTGGGTCCTCAACTAAGCAGTGTTCTTCCGCAGTGGGCTCAGGCTGGTGGATCTGGCAAAATCGTAGAACGACTGAAGGACCATAAGACTCGAAAGAGGATTAAGAAGGAGATAGTCGCGGATAAATTCCCTGGACCAGGTTACTGCGGTCTCGTTAAACATGGGCAGTGGGGTAGAATTTTCCTATTCACTGCCAAGAAAAACAAGCAACTGGTTGGAAATAGTTTTGATAACATCGCTAGACTTCGAGGAACAGATCCGTTTGATGCCTATTTCGACGTTCTGGTTGAGGAAAAAGGTGAAGCAAGCGCCATCTTCAATTACATAGACGAAGATGACATTCGCGCGGTCTTGAAACATCCTCTCATGATGATCTGCAGCGACGGTAGCGCAGTTGCACCCTATGGGGTTTTGAGCAGAATCTCCGGATATTATCCCTGCAGTTACGGCGAGTATCCTTACATTTTGGAGAGATTCGTCAGGGAGGAAGGCGTCCTTACTCTTCAGGAAGCCATTAGGAAGATGACATCTTTTCCAGCTCAGAAACTCGGCCTGTTTGATCGAGGCTTGATAAGAGTGGGCATGTGTGCAGACATTGTTGTTTTCAACCCAGACACAATGAAGGACAGAGCAACTTGCCGTTTCCCATATCATTTTCCCTTACCCAATTATCCGCACAAATATCCCGAAGGAATCGAGTACGTGATGGTTAGCGGCGAAATAGTGGTGGCAAGAGGCAGACACCTTGGCGCGCTTCCGGGAAGGGTCCTTCGCCACACGACAAGGTGA
- a CDS encoding glutamate-1-semialdehyde 2,1-aminomutase, whose translation MSDPKTRYMKRTRLSSKLWKQSSKVMPGGVTANIKFFEPYPVFMKKARGSRISDVDGNEYVDYCLCLGPLILGHGHPAVVGAIKKQLANNGTTIYGTPHELEIKMAKEMKRLIPCAEMSRFVNSGLEATLHAIRLARAHTRRVKIAKFEGHYHGAHDYVAVSVSPPLDLAGPSNSPVAVSNSAGLPKFILENTIVLPFNDTATVERTIEKNRDELAAVIIEPVARGSLPPDRDFLRGLRAVTEENNIVLIFDEIMTGFRLGLGGAQQYFGVTPDLVALGKVVGGGLPIGVFAGKSDIMEHMSPVGAKSPFDRVFHSGTFNGCPTVLAAGLATIEILKKPGTYRHINKIADEVKKCMRDAFEDNRIDAQVIGLASMFQSIFTSRRIKDYRGIAQADSKKRMNFDLELINNGVYVRPGRTYYTSLAHTNPDLKTTFEAVNAAAKATTRQ comes from the coding sequence ATGAGCGACCCTAAGACGAGGTACATGAAAAGGACACGCCTATCTTCTAAACTGTGGAAACAATCGTCTAAGGTGATGCCTGGAGGCGTAACTGCAAACATCAAATTCTTCGAACCGTACCCTGTCTTCATGAAGAAGGCCAGAGGCTCCAGAATCTCCGACGTAGACGGCAACGAATATGTCGACTACTGCTTGTGTCTAGGCCCATTGATTCTTGGCCATGGACATCCTGCTGTTGTTGGAGCGATTAAGAAACAACTTGCCAATAATGGCACCACAATCTACGGAACTCCCCACGAACTTGAAATCAAAATGGCCAAGGAAATGAAGCGACTGATTCCATGTGCAGAGATGAGCAGATTCGTGAATTCTGGGTTGGAAGCAACCTTACACGCCATAAGATTGGCTAGAGCTCATACTCGCAGAGTCAAAATCGCCAAGTTCGAAGGACATTATCATGGAGCGCATGATTATGTAGCAGTCAGCGTATCTCCTCCGCTTGATCTAGCTGGTCCAAGCAACTCACCAGTTGCGGTATCCAATTCAGCGGGCTTACCGAAGTTCATCTTGGAAAACACAATTGTCCTACCGTTTAATGATACAGCAACGGTTGAACGAACAATCGAGAAAAACAGAGATGAACTGGCTGCAGTTATCATTGAACCTGTAGCCAGAGGATCCCTGCCGCCAGATCGAGACTTCTTGAGGGGATTGAGAGCAGTTACCGAAGAGAACAACATAGTGTTGATTTTTGATGAAATAATGACTGGTTTCAGGCTTGGGCTTGGAGGCGCACAGCAGTATTTCGGAGTCACTCCTGATTTAGTCGCGCTTGGAAAAGTCGTAGGAGGTGGTCTCCCTATCGGTGTGTTCGCAGGCAAGTCCGACATTATGGAGCACATGTCTCCTGTCGGCGCCAAGTCTCCCTTTGATCGTGTTTTTCACAGCGGCACTTTCAACGGTTGTCCAACAGTCTTAGCCGCCGGGTTGGCAACCATTGAGATTCTCAAGAAGCCAGGGACCTATAGGCACATAAATAAAATTGCTGACGAAGTCAAGAAGTGCATGCGAGACGCGTTTGAAGACAACCGAATCGATGCTCAGGTGATAGGTCTAGCCTCAATGTTTCAAAGTATTTTCACCTCTCGTCGGATCAAGGATTATAGAGGCATTGCGCAAGCGGATTCCAAGAAACGCATGAACTTTGACTTGGAGCTGATTAACAACGGAGTATACGTTAGACCTGGGCGCACGTACTACACGTCACTTGCCCACACAAACCCTGATTTGAAGACAACTTTCGAAGCCGTTAACGCCGCTGCAAAGGCTACAACAAGGCAATAA
- a CDS encoding M20/M25/M40 family metallo-hydrolase, producing MVNLEKVGKHIDVHLSQHISRMQEFLRQPSVSAENFGVRECAELLKNYLLNLGCKDARLIETGSFPVVYGEYNSQAEKTLLVYMMYDTQPFAGEEWSSPPLEARLVDINPFGKCVIARGAINTKGPLVAFLNALESILAVDEEIPVNLKFMAQGDEELGSTDFARFVEEHKEMLGKADALFGPDASQDEKGKVIMGLGWKGIEYVELECSGKSWGRGPTEFDIHSSDKSWVDSPAWRMIHTLATMTSEDGNQVLIDGWYDNVKPPSNEDLELIDKLVQTLDEETAKREMKVDRFMNDLHGKELLMQYLYSTTLNIDGIWGGYTGPGSKTVVPHKVTVKLDTRLVPDQHSSEIIPKIRRHLDKHGYSDISVRSLDPYEWSKTSVREPVVQAMIEAYRKLGYEPEIWPHYASSVPYHMFSRGALYLPFCDGGLGHGGRAHAPDEYFVIEGNDKVAGLASCEKSYVAILDAYASYKPLK from the coding sequence ATGGTCAATCTTGAAAAAGTCGGCAAACACATTGACGTGCATCTAAGTCAACACATAAGTAGGATGCAAGAGTTCCTGCGCCAACCCAGCGTGTCAGCGGAAAACTTCGGCGTCAGAGAATGCGCCGAACTCCTAAAGAACTACCTTCTCAATCTTGGATGCAAAGACGCAAGACTCATAGAGACAGGAAGTTTTCCAGTAGTCTACGGCGAATACAACAGTCAAGCCGAGAAAACCTTACTTGTTTACATGATGTATGACACTCAACCGTTTGCCGGAGAAGAGTGGTCAAGTCCACCCTTGGAAGCGAGGCTTGTGGACATAAATCCGTTTGGCAAATGCGTCATTGCCCGAGGCGCCATAAACACCAAAGGACCACTTGTCGCATTTCTAAACGCCTTAGAATCCATCCTAGCAGTCGACGAAGAAATCCCTGTGAATCTGAAGTTCATGGCTCAAGGCGACGAAGAACTTGGAAGCACTGACTTCGCCAGATTCGTAGAAGAACACAAAGAAATGCTGGGAAAGGCCGACGCGCTTTTTGGACCAGACGCCAGCCAAGACGAGAAAGGCAAGGTGATCATGGGTCTTGGATGGAAAGGAATTGAATACGTCGAACTTGAATGCAGCGGCAAATCCTGGGGAAGAGGACCCACGGAATTCGACATACATAGCAGCGACAAATCATGGGTCGACAGCCCAGCGTGGCGCATGATACATACACTTGCAACCATGACCTCCGAAGACGGTAACCAAGTCCTAATTGATGGCTGGTACGACAATGTGAAACCGCCATCAAACGAGGATCTTGAACTCATCGACAAGCTAGTTCAGACACTCGATGAGGAGACCGCCAAGCGCGAAATGAAAGTTGACCGATTCATGAACGATCTGCACGGGAAAGAACTGCTTATGCAATATCTTTATTCAACAACGCTTAACATCGACGGCATTTGGGGCGGATACACTGGCCCAGGATCGAAAACAGTTGTTCCCCACAAAGTCACTGTCAAACTTGATACGCGACTTGTCCCAGATCAGCATTCATCAGAAATCATACCAAAGATTCGCCGACACCTTGACAAACACGGCTACTCAGACATCTCAGTTAGGTCATTAGATCCGTATGAGTGGTCCAAGACAAGCGTAAGAGAACCAGTGGTTCAAGCTATGATCGAAGCATACCGAAAACTAGGATACGAACCCGAGATTTGGCCACACTATGCTTCAAGTGTGCCTTATCACATGTTCAGTCGAGGTGCGCTCTACCTGCCGTTTTGCGACGGAGGACTCGGACATGGCGGAAGAGCCCACGCACCGGACGAGTATTTTGTTATCGAAGGAAACGACAAGGTCGCTGGACTGGCCAGTTGTGAGAAATCCTACGTCGCCATACTCGACGCCTATGCAAGCTACAAGCCGCTAAAGTAG